GCCGCACGATTGATAATAACCGGAACAGCGGTCATCATTTTTGAGGGCGAGGCGGAGAAAGATCATCCGCGCTCCGGGGACGGCCCGAGCTGGCCAGAGGGAGTGTTGCTTGTCAGCAATTATAAATTGGTCAACGTGGCCGCGCTTCTCGCGCGGTGCGATTGGTACATCGGCAACGATTCAGGAATATCACATCTCGCTGCCCTCCAAGGGGTACCGTCAACGGTAATTTTCGGCCCCACTGACCCGGCCCTGTGGGTGCCGGGGAGGGGAAACGTGACCGTGGCAAGACGACCTGTCCCATGCGCTCCCTGCGCGGGAAAGCAGAGGGATCAGTGCGCGGAGAGAAGGTGCCTGACGGAGATAGGTGTCGATGAGATTTTTAGGACAATTGCACTGACATGAACCGATGCATGCGGTGGACGATTGCGGGATTCTACCTCTCATCGCTTCCTTTCATGCGTCGCGCGTGGGAACTGACGGGAGCGAAGAGCCCGTTCCTCGCGCACGCGATACCGCTCGCATCCGGCGTGGCGCTCCTCCTCGCCCTCCTGTGGCGCCTCGTCCTGATTAAAAGGGAAGCGAGAATATTTGTATGGCTCTCCCTTGCCGCTGTGTGCGTGGTGTACGCGCTCATGTTCCGCGCTCTCCCGCAGCAGATAGAACGGGTGCACCTGTCTCAGTACGCCCTCTTGAGCGTGCTCGTGTTCTGGGCGATGGGAGACGGGTGCGGGGGATATGCGCTCTCCATCTGGGCGGCAATAGTCACCGTTGAACTGGGGCTCGCCGATGAGTGTCTCCAGGGGCTCATGCCCTCGCGGATATACGATCTCAACGATGTGGCGCTCAACGCAAAGGCGGCGCTGATAGGTCAGGCAGTTATTGCGTTCGTGCTCCGCCCATGGGAGAGGGGCGGGCGCAATCTGAAGCCGGTGGATGCGCGCCCGGCGTGGCCCGGCGCCTTGTGGTTATGGTGTGCATGGGCGTGCGTCATCCTGCTCGCCGCGTTCAATGTCTATACACTGGAGCTCGGCACCCCGACGATAACTCAAGACGTGCACAGGGGAGACGGGGCCTTCGCGCACAGGGATGGATTCCTCTATTTCGGCCTGCGAGCCATCCTGCTCAACGCGGCAGTGCTCGCCGCGGCGACGGTGACTGTCGTGTCGACCCGGAGGCGCCCCGGCGAACGCGCACGGTCATTGCGGACCGCCGTCACGTGCGGCCTTCTGTCTCCACTGGTGCTCCTGGCGGGCAGGCTGCTCAATGTGCATTTTAGGTGAGGGATGTACATTCTTCTCCGTGCTCTCCGTGGTGAAAATTATTTTCAGCTCGATGCAGCTGAAGCTTTCAACCCGCGAGGCTTTTTCGCTTGCTTTTTATCCACGGTGCTGATAGCTTAATGACTCATTCGGAGGAGGCTCAATTTTGCTCACCCAAAAATCCCCGTTGATTATGGTTGCAACTCTTGCCGCACTGCTCACTATAGACTGCGGTCACGCCCAAATGCCTATTCCTTCGGCTGCGGCCTCTGCGCCCGTGAGCGGGCAGCCCACCGCTCGTCCGGGCGTGCAATCTGCCGCCCCTGCGGTTCGAATTGACCTTGAGCGGTTCACGGTGAACGGGGTGGGGCTGACGTCAACCTCTGATGAGGTGCGCAGCGCCCTCGGCCCGCCCCAGGAGGAACAGAAGGTCTCTGCCTCCGAAGAGCTGAAGCAGCAGCTGGACGAGGCGCGGGGGGACGAGGTCCCCCTTGAGAAGCGGGCCCCGGAACAGCACTTCACCAGGATCGTCTATGCCTATTTTGACAGAGGGATCAGAATCTCCTTTGATGAAGAAGACATGAAGATATACACCATAGAGATTTTTACTTTGGCGACGCCTCCCTACGAGATGTGCATGGGCGCGTTCACCGCGGCGATTCCACTCGAGGTGAGGGAGAGCCGGTTGCTGAGGCCGCTCGCGAAGCAGATCTATAAAGACCATAAGGATATGCTCTATCTAAAAAAGGACGATCACGAGCCGCTCCGTGAAACCGCGGTCCTCACGTTCAGCGTGGAGGGGTGGCTCACCCATATCACCTTCAAGTGGGAGGAGAACTACGACATAGATCTCGACGAGTGCTGCGTCGCGGACGTGTGCCTCGGCGATCCGGCGAAGAAGGCGCTGGATCGGTTCGGCCCGCCGGACCTCTACGGAAGCCGCGGCAACCAACAGGCGGCGGAATGGCAGCGGGAGGGTTTGAAGATCAGTGCGCGGAGGGACAGTAAGGCCATCTTCAGCATCTCCGTCTTTCAGTCGATGTTTGACGGGGGGTTTGTCCAGCCGCTGCTGCTCACGCAGAGGAAGAGCGCATTCCATGACTATCTCAAGGGTCGAATTTACCAGGAGGCGAGCCAGAAAATATGTGCGTACGCGAAGGACGAGCCTCGGAGCATTGAGAAGGTTATCCTGAATTTTGATGAGGATGATCGCTTGGAATCCCTCGTGTTCGTGCCGCTTGAAAACGTGGAGGTTGATCTCACTGCCATGACGGCGGCGGGTGTGAAGGTGGGGGATCCGGCGGGCGAGGTGCGGCGGCTGCTGGGTCGCTTCAGCAGGTGGCGCGATCTCGGAAACAGCATTGTCGCCGGCTACCCCAGGTACGGGATGCGCGTGTTTCTGAAGAAGAGCGGGGGAGGGGGGAGCGGGCAGAAAAGCGCTCGCAAATCAGCCCCGCGATGGTCGGAATTGGGCAACGTCAGCAAAATCGAGGTGGGGCTCAGAGATCAGAGGGCACTGTACTCAGTCCCCCTGTCGTTCGCTGATACGATGAAGACCTATGAGAAGGAAGCGAACAAACAGATATTCCGACGCAAGGGAAACACCCTCTACCTGAGCCGTGACGGCCGCACGCCGAATCCCGGCGTCGCGACGATGGTGACGTTTGAGAAGTTGGGCTGGCCGTACTCGGTCACGTTCAGAGAGTTCAGCGATATCGTGGTGGATCTGAGGGCGTTCACCGTCGCGGGCATCGGGCTCGGGACGCACGCCGACGGGGTGTTCAGGGTGCTCGGCAAGCCGGAGAGATCGCGCGCGATCGAGAGGGATAATCTCGCGATCCTATCGTACATCGAGAAGGGGATTACGGTGGTGATCGACCGTTTGAATCGCAGCGTGTGCAAGATCAACATCGATCTGGAGGTGTTTGAGGGTTCTTTCGCGCAGGAGCTGACGCTGGATTCGGATGCGGACGACTATGAGAAGGTGGTCCATCCGTTGATCTACAAGCAGGATGAGAAGACATTCTGGCTGAGCCCCGACGGGAAGGAGCCCACGTGGGAAGAAGGGGTGATTTACTTCAGTCTCACGGGGGATGTGAAAAAGATTTCATTCCTGACCCTCGGGGTGAAGAGGGAAGGGATTCTTCTTGACATAACGAAGGAACTTGAATAAAAAGGTGTATATCATAGTTGCGAACAGTGTGCGCATTGCGGGAAGTCCATGTGGACTCAGCACAGGCACGGTGAAGTAGAATCATATCGGAGCATTACCCACAACTGAAAAGGGAGGTCCGTCATGGTCGATGGCTACTGCGTCAAGTGTAAAGGCAAGAAGGAGATGGTTGATCCTCAAGAGATCACCATGAAAAATCGCAAGAAGGCGATCAAGGGGAAATGCCCGGATTGCGGCACCGGTATGTTCAAGATCACGGGGAAGGCCTGACGCGCTTTTCTTGCGCCGCGCAGTCACGCCGACTGCGCCACAGTGGGATTGAGATGGAACAAGCAGGGTGAACGCTCATTCTGCTTGTTTCCATCTCTAGCGTTATACGTTAAACTTTCAACCTTGTGTTGTTTCTAAGAGGCTCGTATGGGAGAAGAGCTGGCGTTTGCAATCATCAATCCGTATACGATCCGAAAATCGCGCACGGGGGGGATCATTGGCAGGCTCCTCTCCCGCAGCGACGTGGAGCTGGTCGCCGCGAGGATGTACGCGCCGTCGAACGAACTGGTGAATGATTACCTCGAGACCATCCGCGTTGACAAATCCGAGCCGAACTGGCAGGTCAGGGAGCTCATCAAACAGTATATTCAAGAGAACTACGCCCCCTCGCGCGACGGCCACAGGCGGCGGGTCATGTTTCTCCTTTTCCGCGGGGAAGACGCGATACACCAGCTCACCGAGCATGTGGTGGGGCATATCACGCGCGCCAGCCTCTCCGGCGAGACGATCCGTGATACCTATGGTGACTATATCAGGGATGTGAAGGGGGGGGTGAGCTATTTCGAGCCGGCGGTCCTCATCATCCCCGCTGCCGCGGAGGCTGAACCTGCCCTGCGGGTGTGGGCGCGCCACGCGAAGAGGGACGGCGGCTTGCTTGAGAAAGTGATCCCCTGGCCGGCCGGGCAGAAGTGCGAAGAGACCACGGTGCTGATCAAGCCTGATATATTCAGCGCGAGGAGCATCCGCGCGGGGAACGTGATTGATATTTTTTCGAAGGCCGACCTGTATATCATCGGGGTGAAGGTGCTGCGGATGAGCGTGGCCCAGGCCGAGGAGTTTTACGGTCCCGTAAAAAAAACACTGGTGAAAAGATTGAAGGAGTCGGTGACGAGCCGTGCGACATTGGCGCTGGAGCGGGAATTCGGGTTCCCCATCCCCGCAGAAACCGCGGCGGAGCTCGGTGATACGTTGAACCGGCTTGCGGCGGAAGATCAGTTCAACCAGATCGTGGAGTTCATGACCGGGAGGAACCTGGCCAGCCTCACCGAAGCGGAGAGAAATGCGCCCGGGCTTGTCCGGTGCCTCGCCCTCGTCTATCAGGGCGTGGACGCGGTGAATAAAATCCGTTCGATTGTCGGGGCAACAGACCCCGGCAAGGCGGGAGCGGCGACCGTGCGCAAGGAATTTGGCCGCGATATAATGGTCAACGCGGCGCACGCCTCTGACTCCCTCGAGAATGCACAGAGGGAAATGAGGATAATCGATTTTGAGGAGGACGATGTGGGCCCCCTCATCACGGAATCGCTCAATAGGGGAAAGTGACCTTGATTATTTTGTGCGCCTGATTTCTCTGATGTGCCTGATTCATATCAGTGTAGGGGCGCGATTTATCGCGCCCGGGTCCTATGAATCGGCACCCTACAGGGATCCTTCAGAAAAATCAGAGCAATCGGGTGCTTACGTAATCGAAGTTCCCTTCTCAAGGGAAAGGCGATGGGGCATGCAGTGCCGTTGAGATGTGGAGAATAAGCAAATGAAAGCAGGGATTTTTTCAAGGACAATAGAAGCGGTGGAGCCCTCCCAGACCCTCGCCATTGACGGTATGGCGAAAGCCCTGCGCGCGGCGGGCAAGGATGTGGTGGGATTCGGAGCCGGCGAGCCCGATTTCGACACCCCGGAGAATATCAAAGAAGCCGCCCGCAGGGCGATGGCCCGCGGACAGACAAAATACACGCCGGTTGCGGGCACCATCGAGCTCAGGCAGGCGGTTGCGGCGAAGCTCCTTTGTGACAACGGATTGAAATATGATCCCGGCCAGATCGTGGTCTCCTGCGGCGCCAAGCACGCGCTCTACAACGCGGTGAGGGTTCTCTGCAATCCGGGGGACGAGTTCATTCTCATCGCGCCGTACTGGGTCACGTATCCCGCCCAGGTGGTCATGTCCGGGGGCGCGCCGGTGTGCGTGGAGACCTCGGCGATGGATGGATTCCGCATTGACCCTGAGAAAATAAAGCGCGCAGTAACGAAGAAAACAAAAGCCCTCATCCTCAACAGCCCGAACAACCCCACCGGATGGGTGGCGAGCAGGGAGGATCTGTCCGCGCTCGCCGTGATCGCGTGTGAACGAGGGCTGTATATCATCTCTGACGAAATCTACGAGAAGATACTCTACCCGCCCGCCGCACACGTGAGCATCGCGTCGCTCGGAGAGGAGATCAAGAAGCGGACGGTCCTCATTAACGGAGTGTCCAAGTCCCACTCGATGACCGGATGGCGTATCGGCTATCTCGCCGCGGAGCCGGAGATCGCTCGGCTCGGAGAGAAGCTCCAGAGCCACTGCACTTCAAATCCCGACTCCATCGCTCAGGCCGCCGCCGTGGAGGCGCTGAATGGCGACCAGGGCTTCGTGGGGATGATGGTGGAAAAATTCCGCGAGCGCCGCGACTACCTCGTCTCGCGCCTCCAGGCGATCCCCGGCATCACGTGCTACAGACCTCTGGGCGCCTTTTATGCGTTCCCTGATGTCTCCGCGTTCGGCCTTGGCTCAGCCGAATTTGCCGCGCGGCTCCTCGAGGAGGCGCTCGTGGCGGTGGTCCCGGGAAGCGCGTTCGGCAGCGATTCCCATATCCGCATCTCCTACGCCACATCGATGGAGAATATTAAAGAGGGCATGGACAGGATTGAGAAGTTCCTGGGGAAGATCCGGACATGCCAGAAATAATCAGTTGTTCCCCTGACGGCTCGCTTGTCGTCCCTGACAACCCAATCATCCCCTTCATCGAGGGCGATGGTGTGGGGCCTGAGGTATGGCGTGCCGCACGGCGGGTCATCGATGCCGCGGTTGAGAGGGCATATAGTGGTTCCCGCGCGATCGAGTGGAAGGAGATCTACGCCGGCGAGAAGGCTGAGAAGAAGTTCGGGGACGGCACTCTGCTCCCCGACAAAACGCTCCAGGAAATCGAAGCGCACCGTGTCGCGATCAAAGGCCCGCTCACGACCCCGGTGGGCGGTGGACACCGCTCGCTGAATGTTACCCTCCGCCAGAAACTCGACCTCTACGCCTGCGTCCGGCCGGTGCGCTATTTCAAGGGTGTCCCCTCTCCCGTGAGGCATCCGGAGAAGCTCGACGTGGTCATCTTCAGGGAGAACACCGAGGATGTCTATGCGGGGATCGAATGGCCCGCCGGGAGCCCCGAGGCGATGGAACTCTCGGCCTTCATCAAAGATCGCTTCGGCCGGGAAATTCGCCCCGGCTCCGGCCTGGGCTTGAAACCCATCTCCGAGGAGGGGAGCAAGCGGCTCGTGCGCATGGCGATCCGCTACGCCCTCGACAAGGGGCGGAGGAGCGTCACCCTTGTCCACAAGGGGAATATCATGAAGTGCACGGAGGGAGCGTTCCGCGAGTGGGGGTACGAGGTGGCTGAGGAGTTCAGGGGTCAGGTCGTACGGGAAGGGGAGGAAGACAAGTTAGCTGATGCTAACTTAAATCCCAAACCTGCCATCCGGCAGGCAAGTCCCAAACTTGCCCGCCTGAGGCGGGTCCCAAATCCCAATTTATTGAAATCCCGGCACAGCAAGGTAGTTATTAAGGACCGCATCGCGGATTCCATGTTCCAGCAGGTTCTCCTCAGGCCGGAGGAGTACGATGTCCTTGCCACCACCAATCTGAACGGCGACTATCTCTCGGACGCCTGCGCGGCGCAGGTGGGGGGGCTGGGGATGGCGCCGGGCGCGAACATCGGCGACGGGGTTGCGGTATTCGAGGCGACACACGGGAGCGCCCCCAAGCATGCGGGGAAGGACAAGGTCAATCCCTCGTCCCTCATCCTCTCGGGGGTGATGATGCTCGAGCACCTCGGTTGGCCCGAGCCTGCCCGCCTCATCGTCGATGCCATCCAGAAAACGATCCTCCAGAAAACCGTCACCTACGACCTCGCCCGCCAGATGGACGGCGCCCGCGAGGTGAAATGCAGCGAATTCGCAGAGTCCGTGGCGGCGAATCTGAAATAGTCCTTGACAAAATTGAGGAATCTTTGATATTCTAACCCACAGTGTCATATCTCAGACAAGGATGTCCTTCTGTGAAAGTATTTACTCTTGCACTCGCATTCAGCGTGATTGCGATCACCTTGTCGCTCACCCATACGGGGACTGCTGTCCCCGGGACATATGCCGGCGCATCCCACAAGATACTTCTTAAATCGAGCTCGCTAATCCCCCTCGCTAAAAACGCCGCAGACGTGAAGGCACTCGCTGCTCGTGGAGAAGCACTCCTGAAAAGCGGCCGATCAAGGATTCACGCCCTCCTTCAGCTTCACGAGATCCCGGGCCTTCCTGAGCGCAATGCGCTTGCACGGCAAGGCGTCGCGCTCCTGACCTACATACCGAACCGCGCGTGGCTCGCCTCGATCCCCGCAGCCGCATCGCAGAGGGTTACGTCTCTCCCCGAAGTTCGCTGGGTCGGCGACCTCTCAGCAGACGACAAGCTTCACCCGCGCATCAGGAACGGGGAGTTCGGTGAATGGGCATATGACAAGAACACGGGGGTTGCCGTCGTCCTGGTGCAGCTTTTCAGGGACGTTGGCCTCGAGGAGGGGATCAAGGTTGCCGCCGGGCACGGTGGTGTTGTGCTGAGCGAAGCCTCTCTTATCAACACCCTGGTGGTGAAAATTGCCGCATCGAAGCTAATGTCCCTGGCGGGAGAAGATATCGTGGAGTGGATAGAGCAGCCGCTGCCGCCCCTCGTCCCGATAAATGCCGAGAACAGGGCGATCGTGGGAGCGGATACGCTCCAGGGCGTGCCCTACAGCCTCGACGGGACCGGTGTAGACGTACTTGTCTATGACGGCGGCCGCGTCTACGCGCACCCGGACCTCGACTCTCACAGGACGTGGGGCGATGCC
This window of the Candidatus Auribacterota bacterium genome carries:
- a CDS encoding VanZ family protein, translating into MNRCMRWTIAGFYLSSLPFMRRAWELTGAKSPFLAHAIPLASGVALLLALLWRLVLIKREARIFVWLSLAAVCVVYALMFRALPQQIERVHLSQYALLSVLVFWAMGDGCGGYALSIWAAIVTVELGLADECLQGLMPSRIYDLNDVALNAKAALIGQAVIAFVLRPWERGGRNLKPVDARPAWPGALWLWCAWACVILLAAFNVYTLELGTPTITQDVHRGDGAFAHRDGFLYFGLRAILLNAAVLAAATVTVVSTRRRPGERARSLRTAVTCGLLSPLVLLAGRLLNVHFR
- a CDS encoding DUF5679 domain-containing protein, producing MVDGYCVKCKGKKEMVDPQEITMKNRKKAIKGKCPDCGTGMFKITGKA
- a CDS encoding nucleoside-diphosphate kinase, with the translated sequence MGEELAFAIINPYTIRKSRTGGIIGRLLSRSDVELVAARMYAPSNELVNDYLETIRVDKSEPNWQVRELIKQYIQENYAPSRDGHRRRVMFLLFRGEDAIHQLTEHVVGHITRASLSGETIRDTYGDYIRDVKGGVSYFEPAVLIIPAAAEAEPALRVWARHAKRDGGLLEKVIPWPAGQKCEETTVLIKPDIFSARSIRAGNVIDIFSKADLYIIGVKVLRMSVAQAEEFYGPVKKTLVKRLKESVTSRATLALEREFGFPIPAETAAELGDTLNRLAAEDQFNQIVEFMTGRNLASLTEAERNAPGLVRCLALVYQGVDAVNKIRSIVGATDPGKAGAATVRKEFGRDIMVNAAHASDSLENAQREMRIIDFEEDDVGPLITESLNRGK
- a CDS encoding pyridoxal phosphate-dependent aminotransferase; amino-acid sequence: MKAGIFSRTIEAVEPSQTLAIDGMAKALRAAGKDVVGFGAGEPDFDTPENIKEAARRAMARGQTKYTPVAGTIELRQAVAAKLLCDNGLKYDPGQIVVSCGAKHALYNAVRVLCNPGDEFILIAPYWVTYPAQVVMSGGAPVCVETSAMDGFRIDPEKIKRAVTKKTKALILNSPNNPTGWVASREDLSALAVIACERGLYIISDEIYEKILYPPAAHVSIASLGEEIKKRTVLINGVSKSHSMTGWRIGYLAAEPEIARLGEKLQSHCTSNPDSIAQAAAVEALNGDQGFVGMMVEKFRERRDYLVSRLQAIPGITCYRPLGAFYAFPDVSAFGLGSAEFAARLLEEALVAVVPGSAFGSDSHIRISYATSMENIKEGMDRIEKFLGKIRTCQK
- the icd gene encoding isocitrate dehydrogenase (NADP(+)), with product MPEIISCSPDGSLVVPDNPIIPFIEGDGVGPEVWRAARRVIDAAVERAYSGSRAIEWKEIYAGEKAEKKFGDGTLLPDKTLQEIEAHRVAIKGPLTTPVGGGHRSLNVTLRQKLDLYACVRPVRYFKGVPSPVRHPEKLDVVIFRENTEDVYAGIEWPAGSPEAMELSAFIKDRFGREIRPGSGLGLKPISEEGSKRLVRMAIRYALDKGRRSVTLVHKGNIMKCTEGAFREWGYEVAEEFRGQVVREGEEDKLADANLNPKPAIRQASPKLARLRRVPNPNLLKSRHSKVVIKDRIADSMFQQVLLRPEEYDVLATTNLNGDYLSDACAAQVGGLGMAPGANIGDGVAVFEATHGSAPKHAGKDKVNPSSLILSGVMMLEHLGWPEPARLIVDAIQKTILQKTVTYDLARQMDGAREVKCSEFAESVAANLK